Genomic segment of Ralstonia pickettii:
CGCGCATCGTCAAGCTGGCGTCCAACGAAAACCCGCTGGGCATGCCGCAGTCGGCCAAGAATGCGATGGCTGCGGCCATTGACGAACTGGCGCGCTATCCGGATGCCAACGGTTTCAGCCTGAAGGCCGCGCTGCATGCCAAGTTTGGCGTGCCCGAAACATGGATCACGCTCGGCAACGGGAGCAATGACATCCTTGAGCTGGCCGCTCGCGCGCTGGTGTCGCCAGGGCAGGCCGTGATTTACGCGCAGCACTCGTTTGCCGTGTATGCGCTCGCGGCCCAGGAAGTGGGCGCGCGCGCCATCGAGGTGCCGGCCCGCGATTACGGCCATGACCTCGACGCGATGGCCGCTGCCATCACGCCGGACACCCGCCTGATCTACATCGCCAACCCGAACAACCCGACCGGCACGTTCCTGCCGGCCGATGCGATTGCGGCGTTCCTGGCGAAGGTGCCGCCGACGGTGGTCGTCGTGCTGGACGAGGCGTACAACGAATTCCTGGAGCCGGAGCAGCAGTACGACTCCACCGCGTGGGTGCGCCAATACCCGAACTTGCTGGTGTCGCGCACGTTCTCCAAGGCGTACGGGCTGGCCGGCTTACGTGTTGGCTACGGCATTGCGCAACCTCAATTGACCGATCTGCTCAATCGCATCCGCCAGCCGTTCAACGTCAACAGCCTGGCGCAAGCAGCGGCGGTAGCAGCGCTCAACGACGCGGAATTTCTGCGCCAATCGGCTCAACTGAACGCTGCCGGCTACGTGCAACTGACGGACGCGTTTGATCGGCTGGGCCTTGAATACGTGCCGTCATCGGGCAATTTTGTCTTGGTGCGTGTGGGTGACGACAACGGCGCCGGTGCGCGCGTGAACATTGCATTGCTCAAGCAAGGTGTGATCGTGCGTCCTGTCGGCAACTACGGCTTGCCGCAATGGCTGCGCGTCAGCATCGGCTTACCGGAAGAGAACGCCACATTCATCGCCGCCCTGGAGGCAGCGCTGGCGCAGGAAAAAGCGGCCGCGTAACTTCCGTCGTAACCGCCGTGGCGCCCCGTTTCAGGCATCGGGCGCCGAGCACATCGGGCTACAATGCCGCTTTGTTTTTTTCTGGCAGGGCGATGTTGTGGCCTCTTCTTTTTCGAGTTCCCGGTTGGTGATTGTTGGCGTGGGCCTGATTGGCGGCTCGCTGGCGCTCGGCTTGCGTCGCGCCGGGGTGGTGGGGCATGTCGTGGGCGTCGGCCGATCGGCCGCCTCGCTTGAGGCGGCGATCCGCCTGGGCGTGATCGACGAAGCGCTACCTATGGAAGAGGCCGTGCGCGGCGCCGACATGGTGGTGCTGTGCGCACCCGTCGCGCAGACGTTGCCGTTGCTGCTCGCCATGCAGCCGCATCTGGGGCCGGACACCATCGTTACGGATGCCGGCAGCACCAAATCCGACGTCATCATGGCCGCCAAGACGGCGCTGGGCGATCAGGTCAGCCAGTTCGTGCCGGCGCATCCGATTGCCGGCCGTGAGCTGAACGGTGTGGAGGCAGCGCTGGCCGATCTCTATGTCGGCAAAAAGACCGTGCTATGCCCTCTGCAGGAAAACCGTCGCAGCAATATCGCCCGTGTGCAGGCGATGTGGGAAGCCGCGGGCGCCTATTGCCACATCATGTCGGCCGTGCAGCACGACGCCGTGTTCGCTGCGGTCAGCCACCTGCCGCACGTGCTGTCGTACGCGCTGGTCGCGCAGATCATCAATGCCGAAGATGCGTCGCTCAAGCTGGATTTTGCAGGCGGCGGTTTCCGCGATTTCACGCGCATCGCTGCATCATCGCCGGAAATGTGGCGTGACATCTGCTTATCGAATCGGGATGCGTTGCTACGGGAACTGACAACGTATGAAGCCGTGATCGGCCGTTTGAA
This window contains:
- a CDS encoding prephenate dehydrogenase, with translation MASSFSSSRLVIVGVGLIGGSLALGLRRAGVVGHVVGVGRSAASLEAAIRLGVIDEALPMEEAVRGADMVVLCAPVAQTLPLLLAMQPHLGPDTIVTDAGSTKSDVIMAAKTALGDQVSQFVPAHPIAGRELNGVEAALADLYVGKKTVLCPLQENRRSNIARVQAMWEAAGAYCHIMSAVQHDAVFAAVSHLPHVLSYALVAQIINAEDASLKLDFAGGGFRDFTRIAASSPEMWRDICLSNRDALLRELTTYEAVIGRLKTMIAEQDGASLERVFRRASEARLAWPQRAAHGNAAGGQSE
- the hisC gene encoding histidinol-phosphate transaminase, whose product is MSLQFGPEYVRAIAPYVAGKPISEVAREFGLDAARIVKLASNENPLGMPQSAKNAMAAAIDELARYPDANGFSLKAALHAKFGVPETWITLGNGSNDILELAARALVSPGQAVIYAQHSFAVYALAAQEVGARAIEVPARDYGHDLDAMAAAITPDTRLIYIANPNNPTGTFLPADAIAAFLAKVPPTVVVVLDEAYNEFLEPEQQYDSTAWVRQYPNLLVSRTFSKAYGLAGLRVGYGIAQPQLTDLLNRIRQPFNVNSLAQAAAVAALNDAEFLRQSAQLNAAGYVQLTDAFDRLGLEYVPSSGNFVLVRVGDDNGAGARVNIALLKQGVIVRPVGNYGLPQWLRVSIGLPEENATFIAALEAALAQEKAAA